The Acidobacteriota bacterium sequence GGTTAAGCCGGGAAGGGGTGCAAGCTTATCTTTCAGGTCAAATATCAAATGACCACATTCAAGAGACCCATAAAATTTATGCTCGGGAAGCCCGCAATGGTGTGCAGCTTGAAAGTCATCCCAAACGCCCGGCAGAGGGCATGCTCTATCAGGTTGAATATGTTCGAGTACAGACAGATGTCGGGCTTTTGCTTGAAGTGGATGGTGTGAACCTCAAAGATTCAGGGTTGTTACAGCTTGGGGGCGAAGCACGAGCCGGACGGTATTCAACTATTACTGGAACAGTGGATCTGGCACGAAATGAACGGCTCAAGGAGACAACGCCGCTCCGGTTTAAATTGTACCTTGCCACGCCTGCCTTTTTTCAGCAGGGCTGGCTCCCCAGAGACATTGATGCCCAAACACTGAAGGGAAACTGGTGTGGGGTTCACGTCACACTTATTTCGGCGGCACTCGGGAAACCACAACCGATTGGAGGCCGCAATATTGCTCACGGTGATGTGCAACGGGCGATCCGCCGGGCGGTTCCTGCCGGGAGCGTTTATTTCTTTGAAACCAATCAGTCGGTTGATGATGTGTTGCGGGCATTTGACGGAAAGTGTGTTGCGGATT is a genomic window containing:
- the cmr3 gene encoding type III-B CRISPR module-associated protein Cmr3, whose protein sequence is MSPKTIFIEPSDVWLFRDGRPFAPNDRAQAASVFPPTPQTMQGVIRSARLSESGEPFDYKQWSPALVAEIGQPDNFGAIRLRGPILAKRDGNQIQPYFPWPQDVTRLKSGWHVLSPAEQQFKTNWNENLKPLLPPKGSEPEKFESGWLSREGVQAYLSGQISNDHIQETHKIYAREARNGVQLESHPKRPAEGMLYQVEYVRVQTDVGLLLEVDGVNLKDSGLLQLGGEARAGRYSTITGTVDLARNERLKETTPLRFKLYLATPAFFQQGWLPRDIDAQTLKGNWCGVHVTLISAALGKPQPIGGRNIAHGDVQRAIRRAVPAGSVYFFETNQSVDDVLRAFDGKCVADSTADAQIGFGLSYIGGW